TGATCTTGGATCAGGGATCATGCCCAAGCTGCGTGGGCTGGGCAACTGCGGCAGCAGCGAATACGGTGATTGCAAAATCAGGAAAGCACATGTCCTATCTACATGTGCTGTGGCTTCCTGATCCTTTTTTTCTGTATACCTTTGGCGGCCGCCTTTGTGACAACACAGGCATCACAGGGCTTGGGGGATGGCAGATCGATAAAGCAACTACACTGCTGACAAAACCACAACTCGTCTCGACGCTGGTCCCAGGGATCAAGGACAGCATCGGCTCAACCAGGAGAGCCATCCTGAAAGGCTTGACTGTACAGGCATCCAAAACTGGCACCATCACAGACAAGGACGCCATGCGGAATTTTCTTTGGAAGAAAGGTGGCCTGGTAGGAAACATGACAACACTGCCGACCTTCAATCGGTATAGCAAAGGCATCTACGATCATTCCGACTTCCTCGACAAGATTGTCAAGCCAATGGAAATCATTGCGGCCATGCCGATCAACCAAAACAATCCGGAAATCCAGAGTTTACCTCAAAAGATGCGGAGCAACTTCAGCATGAATGGAGGTGGACATGCCATGATGGTGATTGGCTACTTCGCGGGTGGAGAAATCAACATGAATGAATATCTTTCCCCATTCCTAGAGGAGAAATACCGCAAGCCTCTCGAATCCATCAAACTCAACATGCCACCCTTCTGGATCGTGCAGAACAGCTGGGGGTCAACGTGGGGATTGCAGGGCCTTGCCTACATCAGGGCTGACGCCCCTCGATACACGTACACCCACAGCAGCGACAACAAAGTTTACTTAAATGACCCCATTGACGACGTCATGTATTACATGGACGACATCGTGGTGAAACGCAATGGCAAAGCTGTGATCTGAGGCCTCCTCTGATCGTGCTTATCTGCATTCGGTTCACGTTGACCAGGAGGTCATGGATCTCTGGAGCAGGCCCGAAGGTTCTTTGGCGATATCTACCGCCCATGTATCACGCCCAGAGATAGCGACCAAGATGCCATGGCCGTACGAAGATCACAGGCCGCAGCAACTAGAGGCTCACAGAATGGTTCTGGCCGGAAGACTCTGGCCAGAACGTTCGGGTCGCCCTGACCCACCAGCCACCTCGATACACCCATGATAAGGGATCTTTGTCCCGCGCTTGCCAACAAGACCTACTTCAACTACGGCGGCCAGGGCCCCCTCCCCAATCCCAGCCTGGAGGCCATGGTGGCCGCCTGGCAGCGGATCCAGGAGCTGGGGCCCTTCACCGATGCAGTTTGGCCGTTCGTGGAGTCCACCGTGTCGGGTCTGCGCCGCAGGCTCGGCGGCTGGCTTGGGGTGGAGCCCCACCGGCTGGCCTTCACCGAGAACGTCACCAGCGGCTGCGTGCTGCCGCTGTGGGGTCTGCCGTGGACGCCAGGCGATGAACTGCTGATCGGCGACTGTGAGCACCCCGGCGTGGTGGCCGCCTGCCGGGAGCTGGGGCACCGCCAGGGCCTGGTGGTGCGCACCTGGGCCGTGGGCGATCTGCGCGGCGACGCCGCCAGCACCGATGCGGCCGTGCTGAACCGTCTGGAGGCGGCGCTCACCCCCCGCACCCGGCTGGTGGTGCTCTCCCACCTGCTGTGGAACACGGGCCAGATCATGCCCATCGCCGGAGCAGCCGAGACGCTGAAGGGTCATCCGGCCCAGCCCTGGCTGCTGGTGGATGCGGCCCAGGCCCTCGGCTGCATTCCCGCCCAGGCGGCAGCCCAGGCCGCGGACATCTATGCGTGCACAGGCCACAAATGGTGCTGTGGACCGGAGGGGCTGGGGGTAGTGGCGCTGTCGGAGCGGCTGCTGGCCGAGTCCCGTCCCACCCTGATCGGCTGGCGCAGCCTCAGCCATGAAGCCACCGCGGACAGCGGCTTCCATACGGACGGCCGCCGTTTCGAGGTGGCCACCTCCTGCATCCCCCTGTTTGCAGGCCTGGATCAATCGCTCCGGCTGCTGGAGGCCGAGGGCACTGACCAGGAAAGGGCGGCTCGGATCCGGCAAAGCGCCGGCGTGCTCTGGCAGGGGCTGGGGCCGATCGCCGGGCTCGAGACCCTGCTGCAGGTTCCACCCCCGGCCGGACTGGTGAGCTTCGCGCTGCCTGGACTCGACCCCCCAGCGGTGGTGAAGTGGCTGGGGGAGCAGGGCCTCTGGATTCGCAGCCTGGACGATCCGCCCTGCCTGCGGGCCTGCACCCACATCTGCACCACCGAAGGTGAGAGCCAGGGCCTGATGGAGGCCCTGGCCACGATCAGCAGCAACTGATCAACGGCAGTGGCGGGGCAGGCCGGGCGGGCCCGGCCAACTCACTCAGCCGCGGACTCGAACAGGCTGCGGTGGACCCAACCGGCGATCAGGGCCCCCACGATCGGGGCCAGCCAGAACAGCCACAGCTGGCCCATGGCCTCGCCACCCACCCACACGGCCACACCGGTGCTGCGGGCGGGATTCACAGAGGTGTTGGTGACGGGGATGCTGATCAGGTGAATCAGGGTGAGGGCCAGGCCGATCGGCACACCGGCGAGATCTTGGATCGCATCCTTGTGGGTGGCTCCCAGGATCACCAGCAGGAAGAAGAAGGTGAGCACCAGCTCGATCACCAGGGCGGAGAAGAAGCCGTAGCCCCCCGGTGAGTTGCTGCCGAAGCCATTGGTGGCGAGGGCATTGGCCCCCTCGATCACAAATCCAGGACGGCCGCTGGCCACGAGCTTGATGACACCACCGGCGATCACCGCGCCAATCACCTGGGCCACGATGTAGGGCAGGAGCTCGGCACTCCGGAAGCGGCCGCCGGCCCAGAGGCCGAAGCTCACCGCCGGGTTGATGTGGCAGCCGCTGATGTGACCGATGGCGTAGACCATGGTGAGCAGCGTGAGGCCGAACGCCAGGGCCACCCCGAGAAAGCCCAGGCCGAGGGGATTGACCGCGGCATTGTCGTAGGGGAAGTTGGCCGCGAGCACGGCACTGCCGCAGCCGCCAAGCACCAGCCAGAAGGTGCCGCAGGCTTCGGCAAGGAACTTCCTGCCGATGGGAACAACCTGAGCCATCGCATCAACCGATACAGCGGCCGGATCGTAGAGGCACTGCCCCCGGGGGGAAACGGATGAGCCACCGGCCGTGGGGAAACAGTCACATCGCTCCAGGGCCGACGACGGACCGGGGAGCGTCAGGCCGTGATGCCGCGGAGGGCCTTCTCCGCCTCCTCCCGGTCGTCGAAGTGGATCTTGGTGGTGCCCAAGATCTGGTAATCCTCGTGGCCCTTGCCCGCGATCAGCACCAGATCGGTGGGTCCGGCACCGGCGATGGCCGCGGCGATCGCCCGGGCCCGATCCACCTCCACCTCCAGCTCCGTGCCAGCCGGGATGCCGGCCACCACGTCGTCGAGGATGCGCTGGGGATCCTCCGTACGCGGGTTGTCGGAGGTCACCACCACCCGATCGGCAAGGCGGGCCGCGATCGCGCCCATCTGGGGCCGCTTGCCGCGATCCCGGTCGCCGCCGCAGCCGAACACGCAGATCAGACGGCCCCGGGTGAAGGGCCGGCTGGCCCGCAGCGCATTCTCCAGACCATCGGGGGTGTGGGCGTAGTCCACCAGCACGGCCGGTTGGTCCTCGCGGCCCCCCGCCAGCACCCGCTCCATGCGTCCCGGCACCCCCCGGAAGCTGGCCAGCCCCTCCAGCAGCATCGGCAGCGGCAGGCCTTGCTGCGCCAGGGCCCCCACGGCCTGGAGCAGGT
This sequence is a window from Cyanobium sp. PCC 7001. Protein-coding genes within it:
- the aqpZ gene encoding aquaporin Z encodes the protein MAQVVPIGRKFLAEACGTFWLVLGGCGSAVLAANFPYDNAAVNPLGLGFLGVALAFGLTLLTMVYAIGHISGCHINPAVSFGLWAGGRFRSAELLPYIVAQVIGAVIAGGVIKLVASGRPGFVIEGANALATNGFGSNSPGGYGFFSALVIELVLTFFFLLVILGATHKDAIQDLAGVPIGLALTLIHLISIPVTNTSVNPARSTGVAVWVGGEAMGQLWLFWLAPIVGALIAGWVHRSLFESAAE
- a CDS encoding C1 family peptidase: MKLSRFKQLSREKPFSTRLATALSMLSISASPITAARAVDYRTYTESTPTSNPHFSDQEFTKRLGAATVLSGGPGAGTSAMPPGAATPDAPAGTGKSYPRFYVIPQSQRPLILDQGSCPSCVGWATAAAANTVIAKSGKHMSYLHVLWLPDPFFLYTFGGRLCDNTGITGLGGWQIDKATTLLTKPQLVSTLVPGIKDSIGSTRRAILKGLTVQASKTGTITDKDAMRNFLWKKGGLVGNMTTLPTFNRYSKGIYDHSDFLDKIVKPMEIIAAMPINQNNPEIQSLPQKMRSNFSMNGGGHAMMVIGYFAGGEINMNEYLSPFLEEKYRKPLESIKLNMPPFWIVQNSWGSTWGLQGLAYIRADAPRYTYTHSSDNKVYLNDPIDDVMYYMDDIVVKRNGKAVI
- a CDS encoding aminotransferase class V-fold PLP-dependent enzyme, with the protein product MIRDLCPALANKTYFNYGGQGPLPNPSLEAMVAAWQRIQELGPFTDAVWPFVESTVSGLRRRLGGWLGVEPHRLAFTENVTSGCVLPLWGLPWTPGDELLIGDCEHPGVVAACRELGHRQGLVVRTWAVGDLRGDAASTDAAVLNRLEAALTPRTRLVVLSHLLWNTGQIMPIAGAAETLKGHPAQPWLLVDAAQALGCIPAQAAAQAADIYACTGHKWCCGPEGLGVVALSERLLAESRPTLIGWRSLSHEATADSGFHTDGRRFEVATSCIPLFAGLDQSLRLLEAEGTDQERAARIRQSAGVLWQGLGPIAGLETLLQVPPPAGLVSFALPGLDPPAVVKWLGEQGLWIRSLDDPPCLRACTHICTTEGESQGLMEALATISSN